A single window of Opitutaceae bacterium DNA harbors:
- a CDS encoding Gfo/Idh/MocA family oxidoreductase translates to MDKVRTGIVGLGNMGSGHATSILAGKIKGLELTAIADADPARFARFPGLKTFSSAAEMIDSRQIDAIIIATPHFDHTTIGMRALKAGLHVMVEKPISVHRADAERLIASYTNKKQVFAAMFNQRTDLYYKKIRQLIQDGELGEIRRVNWIITNWFRTEAYYASGGWRATWAGEGGGVLLNQCPHNLDLFQWMFGMPKSIRAFCSFGRYHDIEVEDDVTAYMEFPNGATGVFITSTGEAPGTNRLEITAERGRIVYENDAISYIRNEVPMSEFSRKSTQAFARPDSWDVSIPAAGHGGQHNEILQNFADAILNGAKLLSPAVEGIHSIELANAMLYSAWTDSTVSLPLDGRKYERALKQKIAASAQNKRKKKVVVSTDDFSKSFGR, encoded by the coding sequence ATGGACAAAGTTCGCACAGGCATCGTCGGTCTCGGCAACATGGGATCTGGTCACGCGACCAGCATTCTTGCCGGTAAAATCAAGGGTCTCGAGCTTACGGCGATCGCCGACGCCGATCCGGCGCGGTTTGCGCGCTTCCCCGGACTGAAGACGTTTTCGTCCGCCGCCGAGATGATCGATTCCCGCCAGATCGACGCCATTATCATCGCCACCCCGCACTTCGATCACACCACGATCGGCATGCGCGCCCTCAAGGCCGGGCTGCACGTCATGGTCGAGAAGCCCATCTCCGTTCACCGCGCCGACGCGGAGCGCCTGATTGCCTCCTACACCAACAAGAAGCAGGTGTTCGCCGCGATGTTCAACCAGCGGACCGACCTCTATTACAAAAAGATCCGCCAGCTCATCCAGGACGGCGAACTCGGCGAGATCCGCAGGGTGAACTGGATCATCACAAACTGGTTCCGTACCGAGGCGTACTACGCCAGCGGCGGCTGGAGGGCGACCTGGGCGGGCGAAGGCGGCGGCGTGCTGCTCAACCAGTGCCCGCACAACCTGGATCTTTTCCAATGGATGTTCGGCATGCCGAAATCCATTCGCGCGTTCTGCAGCTTCGGACGCTACCATGACATCGAGGTCGAGGACGACGTCACCGCCTACATGGAGTTTCCCAACGGAGCGACGGGCGTCTTCATCACCTCGACCGGCGAGGCTCCAGGCACGAACCGCCTGGAAATCACCGCCGAGCGCGGCCGGATCGTCTACGAGAATGACGCGATTTCCTACATCCGCAACGAGGTGCCTATGTCGGAATTCTCACGCAAGTCCACCCAGGCCTTTGCGCGACCCGACTCCTGGGACGTCAGCATCCCCGCGGCCGGTCACGGCGGACAGCACAACGAAATTCTCCAGAACTTCGCGGACGCCATTCTCAATGGCGCCAAACTGCTCTCGCCCGCGGTCGAGGGCATCCACTCGATCGAACTGGCGAATGCCATGCTGTACTCGGCGTGGACCGATTCGACGGTCTCACTGCCGCTCGACGGACGAAAGTACGAGCGGGCGCTCAAGCAGAAGATCGCGGCGTCCGCGCAGAACAAGCGAAAGAAGAAGGTCGTCGTTTCGACGGACGATTTTTCGAAATCCTTCGGACGGTGA
- the uxaC gene encoding glucuronate isomerase, producing the protein MTKPYLHEDFLLTTEWARRLYFDHAARQPIFDYHCHLPPDQIASNRQFSTLTEIWLGGDHYKWRALRAAGVPEELITGNTTSDYEKFLAFARTVPQLVRNPLHHWSHLELRRYFGIDLLINEANAPRIWEAANAKLRTPAMSVHGILTSNRVNVVCTTDDPADMLEHHLAISRGNLQTKVYPTFRPDKAMAVNAPSIFNPWCDLLDERSGVSVNSLAGLLEAIDKRHGFFHSIGGRLSDHGMESLPDVDCTEREAAAIFTQARSGVAATPEQAAKFAWFIMIFLGQLDAKRGWTKQLHLGALRNNNNRLLKRLGADAGVDSIGDFPQCRGLTRYLDALDRENQLPRVILYNLNPADNYAFATMVGNFQDGTVPGKLQFGSGWWFLDQREGMEWQINALSQLGLLSRFVGMLTDSRSFLSYVRHEYFRRLLCGMIGADIEAGLIPADEAANAKLIRDICYDNAAAYFGLKAGNL; encoded by the coding sequence ATGACCAAGCCCTATCTCCACGAGGATTTCCTGCTCACCACGGAGTGGGCGCGCAGGCTCTATTTCGATCACGCCGCCCGGCAGCCGATCTTCGACTATCACTGCCATCTGCCTCCCGACCAGATCGCCTCAAACAGGCAGTTCAGCACGCTGACTGAAATCTGGCTTGGCGGTGATCACTACAAGTGGCGCGCCCTGCGCGCCGCGGGGGTGCCCGAGGAACTGATAACGGGAAACACCACGAGCGACTACGAGAAGTTCCTCGCCTTCGCCCGCACGGTGCCGCAGTTGGTCCGCAATCCGCTTCACCATTGGTCGCATCTCGAACTGCGCCGCTATTTCGGAATCGACCTGCTGATCAATGAGGCGAATGCGCCCAGGATCTGGGAGGCCGCCAATGCGAAGCTCCGCACGCCCGCGATGTCCGTGCATGGAATCCTGACGTCGAATCGCGTGAACGTCGTCTGCACCACCGACGATCCCGCCGACATGCTCGAACACCACCTCGCCATCTCCCGCGGCAATCTGCAGACGAAAGTCTATCCGACTTTCCGTCCGGACAAGGCCATGGCGGTCAACGCGCCGTCCATCTTCAATCCGTGGTGCGACCTCCTGGATGAACGCAGCGGCGTGAGCGTGAACAGTCTGGCCGGGCTGCTCGAGGCCATCGACAAGCGCCACGGTTTCTTTCATTCGATCGGCGGCCGGTTGTCCGACCATGGCATGGAGTCGCTTCCCGATGTCGACTGCACCGAACGCGAAGCGGCGGCCATCTTCACGCAGGCGCGTTCGGGCGTGGCCGCGACACCCGAGCAGGCGGCGAAGTTCGCGTGGTTCATCATGATCTTCCTGGGGCAGCTTGACGCGAAACGCGGCTGGACGAAGCAGCTTCACCTTGGCGCCCTGCGCAACAACAACAACCGCCTGCTCAAGCGACTCGGCGCGGATGCCGGAGTTGATTCGATCGGTGATTTCCCGCAGTGCCGCGGACTGACGCGCTACCTCGATGCGCTCGATCGCGAGAACCAGCTCCCGCGCGTCATCCTCTACAATCTGAATCCGGCCGACAACTATGCGTTCGCGACCATGGTCGGGAATTTTCAGGACGGCACTGTCCCCGGCAAACTGCAGTTCGGTTCGGGCTGGTGGTTCCTCGACCAGCGGGAGGGCATGGAGTGGCAGATCAATGCGCTTTCCCAACTGGGACTGCTTTCAAGATTCGTGGGCATGCTCACGGATTCGCGGAGCTTCCTCAGCTATGTGCGCCACGAATATTTCCGACGCCTCCTCTGCGGAATGATCGGGGCGGATATCGAGGCCGGCTTGATTCCGGCGGATGAAGCGGCCAATGCAAAGTTGATCCGCGATATCTGCTACGACAACGCCGCCGCATATTTTGGTCTCAAGGCTGGCAACCTTTGA
- a CDS encoding sugar phosphate isomerase/epimerase: MKLGLCTTPDIVAKFGAPPCDFIEGHIQNLLVPEQLQEAFVPHAAETRACALPTPAANCLFPPDLRVTGPSVDPVRMKRYVESAFSRAATIGLTTLVFGSGAARKVPEGWSLVKGFEQYVEALNLLAPIARVHGITLVVEALQRGECNIVNTLDEGAEAVKRSNHPNVRLLVDVFHMLRNGESPDAITRHAALVTHAHIAENKDRAEPGCHNEDFRPFLRALRSASGCQRLTIECVWSRGDIVGQAPGAIAALRRQLADSGY, from the coding sequence ATGAAGCTCGGTCTCTGCACCACACCGGATATTGTCGCGAAGTTTGGCGCACCGCCGTGCGATTTTATCGAGGGGCACATCCAGAATCTGCTTGTGCCTGAACAACTGCAGGAGGCCTTCGTCCCCCATGCGGCGGAGACCCGCGCCTGCGCCTTGCCCACGCCGGCGGCCAACTGCCTGTTCCCGCCCGACCTGAGGGTGACGGGTCCGTCGGTTGATCCGGTGCGCATGAAGCGATACGTGGAATCCGCCTTTTCCCGAGCGGCCACGATTGGACTCACCACGCTTGTTTTTGGATCCGGCGCCGCGCGCAAGGTGCCGGAGGGCTGGTCACTGGTGAAAGGTTTTGAGCAGTACGTGGAGGCGCTCAACCTCCTGGCGCCCATTGCCCGCGTGCATGGAATCACTCTCGTGGTGGAGGCGCTCCAGCGCGGGGAATGCAACATTGTCAATACGCTGGACGAGGGAGCGGAGGCCGTGAAACGCAGCAACCACCCGAACGTGCGCCTGCTCGTGGATGTCTTCCACATGCTCCGGAACGGCGAGAGTCCCGATGCCATCACCCGGCACGCAGCCCTCGTCACGCATGCGCATATTGCGGAGAACAAGGATCGCGCGGAGCCCGGATGCCACAATGAGGATTTCCGCCCGTTCCTGCGCGCGCTGCGATCCGCGTCCGGATGTCAGCGCCTGACGATCGAGTGTGTGTGGTCGCGCGGCGACATCGTTGGTCAGGCTCCCGGTGCTATCGCAGCGCTGCGCCGCCAGCTGGCTGATTCCGGGTATTGA